A single region of the Salvia splendens isolate huo1 chromosome 18, SspV2, whole genome shotgun sequence genome encodes:
- the LOC121776464 gene encoding glycine--tRNA ligase, chloroplastic/mitochondrial 2-like isoform X1: protein MAILSLPLVTSILKKSPRDYKRPLSFILAAGRRTIYPNSPLIFRRRRFSSAAAKLSLPANAHATEQDSQKPALSSSSTLTFQQAIQRLQEYWASVGCAVMQCSNTEVGAGTMNPLTFLRVLGPEPWNVAYVEPSIRPDDSRYGENPNRLQRHTQFQVILKPDPGNSQDLFIRSLSALGIDVNDHDIRFVEDNWESPVLGAWGLGWEIWMDGMEITQFTYFQQAGSLPLMPVSVEITYGLERIIMLLQGVDHFKKIRYADGITYGELFLENEKEMSAYYLEHASVDHIHSHFDQFEAEARRLLDLGLAIPAYDQLLKTSHAFNVLDSRGFVGVTERARYFGRMRSLARQCAQQWLKTRESLGYPLGITSNPNHLGFQEEDIEELKIKVSERPRPFILEIGTEELPPNDVVNACNQLKDLVKQLLDKQRLSHGDVETFGTPRRLVVHVNDLIAKQVANEVEVRGPPASKAFDQQGNPTKAAEGFCRKNGVPLSSLYQRVDGKTEYVYVQAVEPSRLALEVLSDELPATLSKISFPKSMRWNSEIMFSRPIRWILALHGDSVVPFTFAGALSGDLSHGLRNTPSATIRVESAECYTDVMENAGIAISIEQRKKIILEKATSIVKGINGSIVMQSGLLDEVVNLVEAPHPVLGKFSESFLELPKDLLIMVMQKHQKYFAITDQDEKLLPYFIAVANGAINEVVVRKGNEAVLRARYEDAKFFYELDTSKRFSEFRNQLKGILFHEKLGTMLDKMTRVQSLVTEIGLSLETTEDTLRVVQDAASLAMSDLSSAVVTEFTSLAGVMARHYALRDGYSEQIADALFEIMLPRFSGDILPKTVAGTVLAITDRLDSLVGLVAAGCQPSSANDPFGLRRISYGLVQLLVETDKNLGLRHLLELAAAIQPINVESKILDDVHQFVTRRLEQLLIDQGISPDIVRSVLAERGNLPCLAARSAHKMKILSEGELLPKIIEAYSRPTRIVRGKESTHDLEVDEAAFETVEERNLWSTYTSLRSKIHSDMEVDDFVEASSCLLQPLEDFFNNVFVMVEDERIRKNRLALLRNISLLPKGIVDLSILPGF from the exons ATGGCAATCCTTTCACTGCCGCTCGTAACTTCAATCCTCAAAAAATCTCCCAGGGATTACAAACGCCCCCTCTCCTTCATCCTAGCCGCCGGTCGGAGGACTATTTACCCCAATTCGCCTCTAATTTTCCGGCGGAGGCGGTTTTCCTCCGCCGCTGCGAAGCTCTCTCTCCCTGCCAACGCCCATGCCACGGAACAGGACAGCCAGAAGCCGGCGCTGTCGTCGTCGTCTACTCTAACTTTCCAGCAAGCCATTCAGCGGCTGCAG GAATATTGGGCTTCTGTTGGATGCGCTGTGATGCAATGCAGCAATACTGAG GTTGGAGCTGGAACTATGAATCCTCTTACATTTTTAAGGGTTCTTGGCCCAGAGCCATGGAATGTTGC GTATGTAGAACCTAGTATCCGGCCAGATGATAGTCGTTACGGTGAAAACCCAAATAGACTTCAAAGGCACACACAATTCCAG GTGATATTGAAGCCCGATCCTGGGAATTCACAAGACTTGTTCATTCGGAGTTTATCAGCCTTAG GTATTGATGTTAATGACCACGACATTCGTTTTGTCGAGGACAACTGGGAGAGCCCG GTATTAGGTGCCTGGGGATTGGGTTGGGAAATTTGGATGGATGGAATGGAGATTACTCAGTTCACTTACTTCCAGCAG GCTGGAAGTCTTCCATTGATGCCTGTTTCAGTTGAAATTACCTATGGTCTTGAGCGAATCATTATGTTGCTTCAG GGAGTTGATCACTTCAAGAAAATTCGATATGCTGATGGAATAACATATGGGGAGCTTTTTCTGGAAAATGA GAAGGAGATGAGTGCGTATTATCTAGAGCATGCCAGTGTAGATCACATTCATAGTCATTTCGATCAATTTGAGGCTGAAGCTCGCCGCTTGCTTGACTTGGGCCTTGCGATTCCTGC GTATGATCAGCTTTTGAAGACATCTCATGCTTTTAATGTCTTGGACTCTAGAGGATTTGTGGGGGTAACAGAACGTGCTCGTTATTTTGGGCGTATGCGTAG TTTAGCCCGCCAATGTGCTCAACAGTGGTTAAAGACAAGGGAGTCTCTTGGGTACCCCTTGGGCATTACTTCTAATCCTAACCACCTTGGATTCCAAGAAGAAGATATAGAGGAACTCAAGATTAAG GTTTCTGAACGGCCTCGGCCTTTTATTCTTGAAATTGGGACGGAGGAGTTGCCGCCAAATGATGTTGTTAATGCTTGCAATCAA CTAAAAGATTTAGTCAAGCAGTTACTGGATAAACAAAGATTGAGTCATGGAGATGTGGAAACATTTGGAACTCCACGTAGGCTTGTG GTCCATGTCAATGACCTGATTGCCAAGCAGGTGGCCAATGAAGTTGAGGTTCGGGGACCTCCAGCATCGAAGGCATTTGATCAGCAAGGGAATCCAACAAAG GCAGCCGAAGGTTTTTGCCGCAAAAATGGAGTGCCTTTGAGCTCCTTGTACCAAAGAGTTGATG GTAAAACAGAGTATGTCTATGTTCAAGCAGTGGAACCATCTAGGCTCGCTTTGGAG GTGTTATCTGATGAGTTACCTGCGACCCTGAGTAAAATATCATTCCCTAAGTCGATGCGGTGGAACTCTGAG ATCATGTTCAGTAGACCTATTCGATGGATTTTGGCTCTGCATGGAGATTCAGTGGTTCCCTTCACATTTGCTGGTGCTCTTAG TGGGGATCTTTCTCATGGGCTTCGAAACACTCCATCAGCTACTATTAGG GTAGAAAGTGCAGAATGTTATACTGATGTTATGGAGAATGCTGGGATAGCTATCAGCATTGAG CAACGCAAGAAGATAATTTTGGAGAAAGCTACTTCCATTGTAAAAGGCATTAATGGGTCCATTGTAATGCAAAGTGGTTTACTTGATGAG GTGGTAAATCTTGTTGAAGCACCCCACCCAGTTCTTGGAAAATTCAGTGAATCCTTCCTGGAGCTTCCAAAAGACCTGCTAATAATG GTGATGCAGAAGCATCAGAAGTATTTTGCAATAACTGATCAGGATGAAAAGCTACTGCCATATTTTATTGCT GTTGCAAATGGAGCAATCAATGAAGTTGTTgtgagaaaaggaaatgaagcTGTACTCAG AGCTCGTTATGAAGATGCAAAGTTCTTTTACGAGCTGGACACAAGTAAGAGATTTTCTGAATTCCGAAATCAACTGAAAGGGATCCTTTTCCAT GAAAAACTGGGGACCATGCTGGACAAGATGACACGAGTCCAAAGTTTGGTTACAGAAATTGGATTGTCTCTGGAGACAACTGAAGATACACTCCGAGTTGTTCAAGATGCTGCATCATTAGCTATGTCAGATCTCTCATCTGCAGTCGTTACAGAGTTCACCTCCCTTGCTGGGGTGATGGCACGTCACTATGCTCTGAGAGATGGCTATTCGGAGCAG ATTGCTGATGCACTGTTTGAGATTATGCTTCCACGATTTTCGGGTGATATACTTCCCAAAACCGTTGCTGGGACAGTATTGGCAATTACTGACAG GTTGGACAGCCTGGTTGGATTGGTTGCTGCTGGTTGTCAGCCTAGCTCTGCTAATGATCCATTCGGTCTGCGAAGAATCTCTTACGGTCTA GTACAACTGTTAGTAGAAACCGATAAAAATTTGGGACTCAGGCATTTGCTGGAACTTGCTGCTGCAATTCAGCCCATAAACGTTGAATCAAAAATATTAGATGAT GTGCATCAGTTTGTAACAAGGAGACTTGAACAACTTTTG ATTGACCAAGGAATAAGTCCAGATATAGTTCGCTCTGTTCTTGCAGAGCGTGGCAATTTGCCTTGTCTGGCAGCCAGGTCTGCGCATAAG ATGAAAATTTTATCAGAAGGAGAGCTGCTACCCAAAATTATTGAGGCGTATTCCCGCCCAACAAGAATAGTCCGTGGAAAAGAGTCCACTCATGATCTTGAG GTGGATGAGGCGGCTTTTGAAACAGTGGAAGAGAGAAATTTATGGAGCACTTATACATCATTAAGGAGTAAAATTCATTCTG ACATGGAAGTCGATGACTTTGTTGAAGCATCTTCCTGTCTATTGCAGCCTCTGGAAGATTTCTTTAACAATGTATTTGTGATGGTG GAAGATGAAAGAATCAGAAAAAACAGGCTTGCTCTCCTTCGAAATATATCACTTCTTCCAAAGGGAATAGTAGACCTCTCTATTCTTCCTGGATTCTAA
- the LOC121776464 gene encoding glycine--tRNA ligase, chloroplastic/mitochondrial 2-like isoform X2, with translation MLRKYVEPSIRPDDSRYGENPNRLQRHTQFQVILKPDPGNSQDLFIRSLSALGIDVNDHDIRFVEDNWESPVLGAWGLGWEIWMDGMEITQFTYFQQAGSLPLMPVSVEITYGLERIIMLLQGVDHFKKIRYADGITYGELFLENEKEMSAYYLEHASVDHIHSHFDQFEAEARRLLDLGLAIPAYDQLLKTSHAFNVLDSRGFVGVTERARYFGRMRSLARQCAQQWLKTRESLGYPLGITSNPNHLGFQEEDIEELKIKVSERPRPFILEIGTEELPPNDVVNACNQLKDLVKQLLDKQRLSHGDVETFGTPRRLVVHVNDLIAKQVANEVEVRGPPASKAFDQQGNPTKAAEGFCRKNGVPLSSLYQRVDGKTEYVYVQAVEPSRLALEVLSDELPATLSKISFPKSMRWNSEIMFSRPIRWILALHGDSVVPFTFAGALSGDLSHGLRNTPSATIRVESAECYTDVMENAGIAISIEQRKKIILEKATSIVKGINGSIVMQSGLLDEVVNLVEAPHPVLGKFSESFLELPKDLLIMVMQKHQKYFAITDQDEKLLPYFIAVANGAINEVVVRKGNEAVLRARYEDAKFFYELDTSKRFSEFRNQLKGILFHEKLGTMLDKMTRVQSLVTEIGLSLETTEDTLRVVQDAASLAMSDLSSAVVTEFTSLAGVMARHYALRDGYSEQIADALFEIMLPRFSGDILPKTVAGTVLAITDRLDSLVGLVAAGCQPSSANDPFGLRRISYGLVQLLVETDKNLGLRHLLELAAAIQPINVESKILDDVHQFVTRRLEQLLIDQGISPDIVRSVLAERGNLPCLAARSAHKMKILSEGELLPKIIEAYSRPTRIVRGKESTHDLEVDEAAFETVEERNLWSTYTSLRSKIHSDMEVDDFVEASSCLLQPLEDFFNNVFVMVEDERIRKNRLALLRNISLLPKGIVDLSILPGF, from the exons ATGTTGCGTAA GTATGTAGAACCTAGTATCCGGCCAGATGATAGTCGTTACGGTGAAAACCCAAATAGACTTCAAAGGCACACACAATTCCAG GTGATATTGAAGCCCGATCCTGGGAATTCACAAGACTTGTTCATTCGGAGTTTATCAGCCTTAG GTATTGATGTTAATGACCACGACATTCGTTTTGTCGAGGACAACTGGGAGAGCCCG GTATTAGGTGCCTGGGGATTGGGTTGGGAAATTTGGATGGATGGAATGGAGATTACTCAGTTCACTTACTTCCAGCAG GCTGGAAGTCTTCCATTGATGCCTGTTTCAGTTGAAATTACCTATGGTCTTGAGCGAATCATTATGTTGCTTCAG GGAGTTGATCACTTCAAGAAAATTCGATATGCTGATGGAATAACATATGGGGAGCTTTTTCTGGAAAATGA GAAGGAGATGAGTGCGTATTATCTAGAGCATGCCAGTGTAGATCACATTCATAGTCATTTCGATCAATTTGAGGCTGAAGCTCGCCGCTTGCTTGACTTGGGCCTTGCGATTCCTGC GTATGATCAGCTTTTGAAGACATCTCATGCTTTTAATGTCTTGGACTCTAGAGGATTTGTGGGGGTAACAGAACGTGCTCGTTATTTTGGGCGTATGCGTAG TTTAGCCCGCCAATGTGCTCAACAGTGGTTAAAGACAAGGGAGTCTCTTGGGTACCCCTTGGGCATTACTTCTAATCCTAACCACCTTGGATTCCAAGAAGAAGATATAGAGGAACTCAAGATTAAG GTTTCTGAACGGCCTCGGCCTTTTATTCTTGAAATTGGGACGGAGGAGTTGCCGCCAAATGATGTTGTTAATGCTTGCAATCAA CTAAAAGATTTAGTCAAGCAGTTACTGGATAAACAAAGATTGAGTCATGGAGATGTGGAAACATTTGGAACTCCACGTAGGCTTGTG GTCCATGTCAATGACCTGATTGCCAAGCAGGTGGCCAATGAAGTTGAGGTTCGGGGACCTCCAGCATCGAAGGCATTTGATCAGCAAGGGAATCCAACAAAG GCAGCCGAAGGTTTTTGCCGCAAAAATGGAGTGCCTTTGAGCTCCTTGTACCAAAGAGTTGATG GTAAAACAGAGTATGTCTATGTTCAAGCAGTGGAACCATCTAGGCTCGCTTTGGAG GTGTTATCTGATGAGTTACCTGCGACCCTGAGTAAAATATCATTCCCTAAGTCGATGCGGTGGAACTCTGAG ATCATGTTCAGTAGACCTATTCGATGGATTTTGGCTCTGCATGGAGATTCAGTGGTTCCCTTCACATTTGCTGGTGCTCTTAG TGGGGATCTTTCTCATGGGCTTCGAAACACTCCATCAGCTACTATTAGG GTAGAAAGTGCAGAATGTTATACTGATGTTATGGAGAATGCTGGGATAGCTATCAGCATTGAG CAACGCAAGAAGATAATTTTGGAGAAAGCTACTTCCATTGTAAAAGGCATTAATGGGTCCATTGTAATGCAAAGTGGTTTACTTGATGAG GTGGTAAATCTTGTTGAAGCACCCCACCCAGTTCTTGGAAAATTCAGTGAATCCTTCCTGGAGCTTCCAAAAGACCTGCTAATAATG GTGATGCAGAAGCATCAGAAGTATTTTGCAATAACTGATCAGGATGAAAAGCTACTGCCATATTTTATTGCT GTTGCAAATGGAGCAATCAATGAAGTTGTTgtgagaaaaggaaatgaagcTGTACTCAG AGCTCGTTATGAAGATGCAAAGTTCTTTTACGAGCTGGACACAAGTAAGAGATTTTCTGAATTCCGAAATCAACTGAAAGGGATCCTTTTCCAT GAAAAACTGGGGACCATGCTGGACAAGATGACACGAGTCCAAAGTTTGGTTACAGAAATTGGATTGTCTCTGGAGACAACTGAAGATACACTCCGAGTTGTTCAAGATGCTGCATCATTAGCTATGTCAGATCTCTCATCTGCAGTCGTTACAGAGTTCACCTCCCTTGCTGGGGTGATGGCACGTCACTATGCTCTGAGAGATGGCTATTCGGAGCAG ATTGCTGATGCACTGTTTGAGATTATGCTTCCACGATTTTCGGGTGATATACTTCCCAAAACCGTTGCTGGGACAGTATTGGCAATTACTGACAG GTTGGACAGCCTGGTTGGATTGGTTGCTGCTGGTTGTCAGCCTAGCTCTGCTAATGATCCATTCGGTCTGCGAAGAATCTCTTACGGTCTA GTACAACTGTTAGTAGAAACCGATAAAAATTTGGGACTCAGGCATTTGCTGGAACTTGCTGCTGCAATTCAGCCCATAAACGTTGAATCAAAAATATTAGATGAT GTGCATCAGTTTGTAACAAGGAGACTTGAACAACTTTTG ATTGACCAAGGAATAAGTCCAGATATAGTTCGCTCTGTTCTTGCAGAGCGTGGCAATTTGCCTTGTCTGGCAGCCAGGTCTGCGCATAAG ATGAAAATTTTATCAGAAGGAGAGCTGCTACCCAAAATTATTGAGGCGTATTCCCGCCCAACAAGAATAGTCCGTGGAAAAGAGTCCACTCATGATCTTGAG GTGGATGAGGCGGCTTTTGAAACAGTGGAAGAGAGAAATTTATGGAGCACTTATACATCATTAAGGAGTAAAATTCATTCTG ACATGGAAGTCGATGACTTTGTTGAAGCATCTTCCTGTCTATTGCAGCCTCTGGAAGATTTCTTTAACAATGTATTTGTGATGGTG GAAGATGAAAGAATCAGAAAAAACAGGCTTGCTCTCCTTCGAAATATATCACTTCTTCCAAAGGGAATAGTAGACCTCTCTATTCTTCCTGGATTCTAA
- the LOC121776464 gene encoding glycine--tRNA ligase, chloroplastic/mitochondrial 2-like isoform X3 encodes MDGMEITQFTYFQQAGSLPLMPVSVEITYGLERIIMLLQGVDHFKKIRYADGITYGELFLENEKEMSAYYLEHASVDHIHSHFDQFEAEARRLLDLGLAIPAYDQLLKTSHAFNVLDSRGFVGVTERARYFGRMRSLARQCAQQWLKTRESLGYPLGITSNPNHLGFQEEDIEELKIKVSERPRPFILEIGTEELPPNDVVNACNQLKDLVKQLLDKQRLSHGDVETFGTPRRLVVHVNDLIAKQVANEVEVRGPPASKAFDQQGNPTKAAEGFCRKNGVPLSSLYQRVDGKTEYVYVQAVEPSRLALEVLSDELPATLSKISFPKSMRWNSEIMFSRPIRWILALHGDSVVPFTFAGALSGDLSHGLRNTPSATIRVESAECYTDVMENAGIAISIEQRKKIILEKATSIVKGINGSIVMQSGLLDEVVNLVEAPHPVLGKFSESFLELPKDLLIMVMQKHQKYFAITDQDEKLLPYFIAVANGAINEVVVRKGNEAVLRARYEDAKFFYELDTSKRFSEFRNQLKGILFHEKLGTMLDKMTRVQSLVTEIGLSLETTEDTLRVVQDAASLAMSDLSSAVVTEFTSLAGVMARHYALRDGYSEQIADALFEIMLPRFSGDILPKTVAGTVLAITDRLDSLVGLVAAGCQPSSANDPFGLRRISYGLVQLLVETDKNLGLRHLLELAAAIQPINVESKILDDVHQFVTRRLEQLLIDQGISPDIVRSVLAERGNLPCLAARSAHKMKILSEGELLPKIIEAYSRPTRIVRGKESTHDLEVDEAAFETVEERNLWSTYTSLRSKIHSDMEVDDFVEASSCLLQPLEDFFNNVFVMVEDERIRKNRLALLRNISLLPKGIVDLSILPGF; translated from the exons ATGGATGGAATGGAGATTACTCAGTTCACTTACTTCCAGCAG GCTGGAAGTCTTCCATTGATGCCTGTTTCAGTTGAAATTACCTATGGTCTTGAGCGAATCATTATGTTGCTTCAG GGAGTTGATCACTTCAAGAAAATTCGATATGCTGATGGAATAACATATGGGGAGCTTTTTCTGGAAAATGA GAAGGAGATGAGTGCGTATTATCTAGAGCATGCCAGTGTAGATCACATTCATAGTCATTTCGATCAATTTGAGGCTGAAGCTCGCCGCTTGCTTGACTTGGGCCTTGCGATTCCTGC GTATGATCAGCTTTTGAAGACATCTCATGCTTTTAATGTCTTGGACTCTAGAGGATTTGTGGGGGTAACAGAACGTGCTCGTTATTTTGGGCGTATGCGTAG TTTAGCCCGCCAATGTGCTCAACAGTGGTTAAAGACAAGGGAGTCTCTTGGGTACCCCTTGGGCATTACTTCTAATCCTAACCACCTTGGATTCCAAGAAGAAGATATAGAGGAACTCAAGATTAAG GTTTCTGAACGGCCTCGGCCTTTTATTCTTGAAATTGGGACGGAGGAGTTGCCGCCAAATGATGTTGTTAATGCTTGCAATCAA CTAAAAGATTTAGTCAAGCAGTTACTGGATAAACAAAGATTGAGTCATGGAGATGTGGAAACATTTGGAACTCCACGTAGGCTTGTG GTCCATGTCAATGACCTGATTGCCAAGCAGGTGGCCAATGAAGTTGAGGTTCGGGGACCTCCAGCATCGAAGGCATTTGATCAGCAAGGGAATCCAACAAAG GCAGCCGAAGGTTTTTGCCGCAAAAATGGAGTGCCTTTGAGCTCCTTGTACCAAAGAGTTGATG GTAAAACAGAGTATGTCTATGTTCAAGCAGTGGAACCATCTAGGCTCGCTTTGGAG GTGTTATCTGATGAGTTACCTGCGACCCTGAGTAAAATATCATTCCCTAAGTCGATGCGGTGGAACTCTGAG ATCATGTTCAGTAGACCTATTCGATGGATTTTGGCTCTGCATGGAGATTCAGTGGTTCCCTTCACATTTGCTGGTGCTCTTAG TGGGGATCTTTCTCATGGGCTTCGAAACACTCCATCAGCTACTATTAGG GTAGAAAGTGCAGAATGTTATACTGATGTTATGGAGAATGCTGGGATAGCTATCAGCATTGAG CAACGCAAGAAGATAATTTTGGAGAAAGCTACTTCCATTGTAAAAGGCATTAATGGGTCCATTGTAATGCAAAGTGGTTTACTTGATGAG GTGGTAAATCTTGTTGAAGCACCCCACCCAGTTCTTGGAAAATTCAGTGAATCCTTCCTGGAGCTTCCAAAAGACCTGCTAATAATG GTGATGCAGAAGCATCAGAAGTATTTTGCAATAACTGATCAGGATGAAAAGCTACTGCCATATTTTATTGCT GTTGCAAATGGAGCAATCAATGAAGTTGTTgtgagaaaaggaaatgaagcTGTACTCAG AGCTCGTTATGAAGATGCAAAGTTCTTTTACGAGCTGGACACAAGTAAGAGATTTTCTGAATTCCGAAATCAACTGAAAGGGATCCTTTTCCAT GAAAAACTGGGGACCATGCTGGACAAGATGACACGAGTCCAAAGTTTGGTTACAGAAATTGGATTGTCTCTGGAGACAACTGAAGATACACTCCGAGTTGTTCAAGATGCTGCATCATTAGCTATGTCAGATCTCTCATCTGCAGTCGTTACAGAGTTCACCTCCCTTGCTGGGGTGATGGCACGTCACTATGCTCTGAGAGATGGCTATTCGGAGCAG ATTGCTGATGCACTGTTTGAGATTATGCTTCCACGATTTTCGGGTGATATACTTCCCAAAACCGTTGCTGGGACAGTATTGGCAATTACTGACAG GTTGGACAGCCTGGTTGGATTGGTTGCTGCTGGTTGTCAGCCTAGCTCTGCTAATGATCCATTCGGTCTGCGAAGAATCTCTTACGGTCTA GTACAACTGTTAGTAGAAACCGATAAAAATTTGGGACTCAGGCATTTGCTGGAACTTGCTGCTGCAATTCAGCCCATAAACGTTGAATCAAAAATATTAGATGAT GTGCATCAGTTTGTAACAAGGAGACTTGAACAACTTTTG ATTGACCAAGGAATAAGTCCAGATATAGTTCGCTCTGTTCTTGCAGAGCGTGGCAATTTGCCTTGTCTGGCAGCCAGGTCTGCGCATAAG ATGAAAATTTTATCAGAAGGAGAGCTGCTACCCAAAATTATTGAGGCGTATTCCCGCCCAACAAGAATAGTCCGTGGAAAAGAGTCCACTCATGATCTTGAG GTGGATGAGGCGGCTTTTGAAACAGTGGAAGAGAGAAATTTATGGAGCACTTATACATCATTAAGGAGTAAAATTCATTCTG ACATGGAAGTCGATGACTTTGTTGAAGCATCTTCCTGTCTATTGCAGCCTCTGGAAGATTTCTTTAACAATGTATTTGTGATGGTG GAAGATGAAAGAATCAGAAAAAACAGGCTTGCTCTCCTTCGAAATATATCACTTCTTCCAAAGGGAATAGTAGACCTCTCTATTCTTCCTGGATTCTAA